A genomic stretch from Campylobacter lari subsp. concheus includes:
- the pseH gene encoding UDP-4-amino-4,6-dideoxy-N-acetyl-beta-L-altrosamine N-acetyltransferase yields MIILKDFIHLNQEEIKLVLKWRNNESIAKFMKTQNITLKEHLSFLSSLKTNTTKKYFLVYDDKIIIGVINFINITNNSCEFGLYGIKKGVGNLLMQKIKSYAFSVLKIQTLNACVFKENTKALNLYLKHGFEIIKEDNNFYFINLNNPHKDIVF; encoded by the coding sequence ATGATCATTTTAAAAGATTTTATCCACTTAAACCAAGAAGAAATCAAGCTCGTTTTAAAATGGCGAAATAATGAAAGCATTGCTAAATTTATGAAAACACAAAATATCACTTTAAAAGAACATTTAAGCTTTTTATCTAGTTTAAAAACAAACACAACTAAAAAATATTTTTTAGTTTATGATGATAAAATAATCATAGGTGTGATTAATTTTATCAATATAACTAACAATTCATGTGAATTTGGGCTTTATGGCATAAAAAAAGGTGTAGGCAATCTTTTAATGCAAAAAATTAAAAGCTATGCTTTTAGTGTTTTAAAAATTCAAACTTTAAACGCCTGTGTTTTTAAAGAAAATACAAAAGCTTTAAATTTATATTTAAAACATGGTTTTGAAATTATTAAAGAAGATAATAATTTTTATTTTATAAATTTAAATAATCCTCACAAGGATATCGTTTTTTAA
- a CDS encoding WbqC family protein translates to MKIAIMQPTFNPWLGYIYMIQSVDTFVFLDNVQFERRSWQNRNKIKLQDKTFLLGLNLQKASQKTSLQDILFEKDNKWKIKFLKTIYHAYSKSINFDKYYNILEKTLFQHTHLVQFNMELIRIYCEHLNVKTPILQSSSLNLKNKKKEKLLLEICQILKADYYLSPEGSKNYLEKDTAKEIFKNANIKIEYFDFIHPTYTQLGTNFIAYLGILDFLFNEKEPYTKFQECVKINECNNESSF, encoded by the coding sequence ATGAAAATAGCCATTATGCAGCCAACCTTTAATCCTTGGCTGGGCTACATATATATGATACAAAGTGTTGACACTTTTGTTTTTTTAGATAATGTTCAATTTGAACGCAGATCATGGCAAAACAGAAATAAAATTAAACTACAAGATAAAACTTTTTTACTAGGACTAAACCTACAAAAAGCTTCACAAAAAACATCACTTCAAGATATATTATTTGAAAAAGATAACAAATGGAAAATTAAATTTTTAAAAACAATCTACCATGCATATTCTAAAAGTATCAACTTTGATAAATACTATAACATCCTTGAAAAAACTTTATTTCAACATACACATTTGGTGCAATTTAATATGGAATTAATCAGAATTTACTGTGAACATTTAAACGTCAAAACACCTATTTTGCAAAGCTCTTCTTTAAATTTAAAAAATAAAAAGAAAGAAAAACTGCTACTTGAAATTTGCCAAATACTAAAAGCTGATTATTATCTTTCCCCAGAAGGGTCAAAAAATTATCTTGAAAAAGACACAGCAAAAGAAATTTTTAAAAACGCAAATATAAAAATTGAATATTTTGATTTTATCCATCCAACCTATACGCAATTAGGCACAAATTTTATAGCTTATTTGGGAATTTTAGATTTTTTATTTAACGAAAAAGAGCCTTATACCAAATTTCAAGAATGTGTCAAAATAAACGAGTGTAATAATGAAAGTTCTTTTTAG
- a CDS encoding HisA/HisF-related TIM barrel protein has translation MLKTRIIPCVLLKNHQLVKSINFSSFRTIGHVVSTARIYNARNVDELIVLDINKNGKIDFESLEDIANECFMPLTIGGGIRTLEDIRKVLDIGADKISINSMALQDPDFVKKVANTFGSSCVVCSIDVKKDKNKFKVFNNEILDIDPLELALKYESLGAGEILLTSIDKEGSSLGYDWELLEYFKGKLKIPLIINGGLSKPQDGVKAIQLGANALAGAFIFHFSQYTPNDIKNELLKNDILVRII, from the coding sequence AGTATCAATTTTTCTTCTTTTAGAACTATAGGGCATGTGGTAAGTACAGCTAGGATATATAATGCTAGAAATGTTGATGAACTTATAGTTTTGGATATAAATAAAAATGGTAAGATAGATTTTGAAAGCTTGGAAGATATAGCTAATGAGTGTTTTATGCCTTTAACTATTGGAGGTGGGATTAGAACTTTAGAAGATATTAGAAAAGTGTTAGATATAGGTGCAGATAAAATTAGCATTAATTCTATGGCTTTACAAGATCCAGATTTTGTCAAAAAAGTAGCAAATACTTTTGGAAGTTCTTGCGTAGTATGCTCGATTGATGTAAAAAAAGACAAAAATAAATTTAAAGTTTTCAATAATGAAATTTTGGATATTGATCCACTGGAACTTGCGTTAAAATACGAATCTTTAGGAGCAGGGGAAATACTTTTAACAAGTATTGATAAAGAAGGAAGTTCTTTAGGATATGATTGGGAATTGCTAGAGTATTTCAAAGGCAAATTAAAAATTCCACTTATTATTAATGGAGGACTTTCCAAGCCTCAAGATGGAGTAAAAGCCATACAACTTGGTGCAAATGCATTAGCAGGTGCTTTTATATTTCATTTTAGTCAATATACTCCAAATGATATTAAAAATGAGCTTTTAAAAAACGATATCCTTGTGAGGATTATTTAA